The sequence TAAAGTTGATACGTTATATTAAAAAGAAGTAAATTCGGGGCGTGGCTCAGCTGGATAGAGCGCTCGGTTCGGGACCGTGAGGTCGCTGGTTCAAATCCAGTCGCCCCGATTTCATTTTAAAGGATTTTTAAAATGCCTTCTTCAAACTTTGACCCGCTTCAACTATACTTCAACGCTATAAGCGCAATTAAACCTCTCTCAAAACAAGAAGTTGCAATTTGCTGGAAAAAATCAAAGAAAGATAAAAAAGCGTTTCACAAGCTTGTAGAGCAAAATTATAAGCTTGTTATTCCCATTGCTAAAAGGTTTATGAAAAAAGGCATTGATTTCATGGATTTGATAGAAGAGGGAAATATGGGTTTGATAAAAGCCGTGGAAAAATTTGATACGTCTAAAAATATCGCATTTTCAACATATGCCGTTTACTGGGTAGAACAATACATGCGCAAAGCCATTGAAAACCAGACAAAAACAATAAGAATTCCGTCGCACATGTGGGACGCGTTAAATTTATGGATGAAAACATACAGCATTTTAAAAAGCAAACTCAACAGAGAACCTACCGTTGCGGAAATTGCCGAAAAACTAAAATTAAATAAAAAACAAATATCAGGCATTTTAAAAGCTTCGGCTGTCTTTAACGGCACTACTTCCATTGAAACGCCAATCGGCGACGATGAAGAAGTGTTTGTTAAAGACACTCTTGCCGACGATAAAATTAAATCTCCGGAATCCGTAACGGAAATTATAAGAACGCGCGACGATATTACTACGGCGCTAAACTATCTTCCCGTTAGGGAAAGGGAAATAGTCAGAATGCGTTTCGGGCTTGGCGGAATAAAGCCTATGTCTCTTGAAGATATAGGAAAACTTTTAAAAATTTCAAGAGAGCGCGTGCGCCAGCTTGAAATAAGATCTTTCAAAAAATTGAAAGGAATTTTTATACGTTTCGGACTTATAGACAAATTTGACGCTGGAAATATTTTACTTGATAACAGAAGAAGCAGAAAAGATAGAAGAGATTCAGGAAAGAAATATCCGAAAAATATTGACAGACGTAAAAATAAAGACAGAAGGGCTTAAAATGACAAACTTAACGGGCGAGCTTTCAGCGGCAGTACGCAACGTGGCGAATTTTCCGGTTAAAGGAGTTACCTTTAAAGATATAACTCCGATTTTTGCAAACATCAAACTTTTTAATAAAATAATAGACGCTTTTGCAGATAAATTTGCAGATTTAAAAATAGATAAAATTGCAGGCGTTGAATCGCGCGGGTTTTTGTTTGGCATGCCGCTTGCCGTAAAAATGAATATTCCGTTTGTGCTTATACGTAAAAAAGGGAAACTTCCCGGCGATACAATTTGGGCAAGTTATAATTTGGAGTATGGAACCGCGATAATAGAAACTCACAAAGATTCTTTTTCCGAAGGCGAGAAAGTTTTGCTTATAGACGATTTATTAGCCACCGGCGGCACAA is a genomic window of Endomicrobium proavitum containing:
- the apt gene encoding adenine phosphoribosyltransferase, encoding MTNLTGELSAAVRNVANFPVKGVTFKDITPIFANIKLFNKIIDAFADKFADLKIDKIAGVESRGFLFGMPLAVKMNIPFVLIRKKGKLPGDTIWASYNLEYGTAIIETHKDSFSEGEKVLLIDDLLATGGTINASAELVRQLKAKTVAAAFVAELAFLKGRENIKDKNIEIFSIIKY
- a CDS encoding sigma-70 family RNA polymerase sigma factor, which encodes MPSSNFDPLQLYFNAISAIKPLSKQEVAICWKKSKKDKKAFHKLVEQNYKLVIPIAKRFMKKGIDFMDLIEEGNMGLIKAVEKFDTSKNIAFSTYAVYWVEQYMRKAIENQTKTIRIPSHMWDALNLWMKTYSILKSKLNREPTVAEIAEKLKLNKKQISGILKASAVFNGTTSIETPIGDDEEVFVKDTLADDKIKSPESVTEIIRTRDDITTALNYLPVREREIVRMRFGLGGIKPMSLEDIGKLLKISRERVRQLEIRSFKKLKGIFIRFGLIDKFDAGNILLDNRRSRKDRRDSGKKYPKNIDRRKNKDRRA